The region CGTCGATTACCTGACCGAGAACGGCGTGATGGAACCGGACCGGCTGTATGAGTCGCCGTTTACCGATATCAATCCGTTGGGGCCGGAGGGGGTGTTTCCGTCGGCGAAGGTGGATTTGATGGTGCAGGTGTTGGCTGAGATTCGGAAGAGTGCGGTGGCGTAGGGTACGGTTTGCAGCCTAATTAGCATGAAATCATGTCGAATATTGAATTTCACAATCAAAGTCAATCACTACTCTACATACTCAACAAGACAGTTAGTTCTTGTCTCAGTGCTACCGCAATTGCCTCCATATTATCTATAGAGATATTTCGCTCTCCCCGCTCGACAGAACCTATATAGGTTCTGTGTAGCCCACACCAATCCGCCAATTCTTCTTGCGATATCCCGAGCTGTTGGCGGGCAAATCTCATATTTGCCGCAAATCTAAGCCGCGCAGTTGTCTTTTGGGAGGTTCTCTTTGTCATGATGACAAAAGATTGACATCTTGACGACTTTAAGGCGACAGACTATAAGTAGCACTATTTTACAAGTGAAAATAGCCAATAATGTTCCGTACCTATCCACAAGCGGAGTTGAAACTTCCACCGCCGTTGGCACCTGATGGTGAGCGATGCTGGCGTTGGCTTGAGCTTTTCATCCACATTCCAATTTTCTACCTTAGTGTAAACGTGAAGGTCGGCGAAAATGCCACCTGTGGACGCGAGTTTTTCTTTTGCCATTTAAGGGATATGTTGGGATTAATAAATTCGTCAAGAGATGAATTTCAAGATATAGAAGTTGGACTGATGACAACCGGTAATATGAATGGCAGTGGCTTCTACCAAATCGGTCGAGTAAGGGAAATATGGGAACGCCGAAGTGATAACAAGAATATGTTCGTTATGTCAGATGGAGCAAAGCTTTACCATCCGACAGACGAGGATGACGACGTATCGGACAAAGAGATGGAGTTAGTTATTAGTTTGTAATTGCAGGTCTTGGGGGTGTCCGGAATTTTGTGTAAACGGGTTTTCGATTAACTCGATGAAATCCGTTCTGCAAAGTGGATGGAGAAGCGGTTCAGCGCAGCTTTCCAGTCCCGGATTGGCATCGTCCACTTCTTGCTGATGTTTCTCAGCGCCAGGTAAAACAGCTTGGTCACCGCCTCGTCGGTCGGGAATGAACTGCGAGTCTTGATGACTTTGCGCAGGCTCATGTTAATCGATTCGATGGCGTTTGTCGTATAGATTACTTTTCGGATTTCAGGCGGGTAGTCGAAAAATGGGATGATCCGTGCCCAGTTTTTCCGCCAGCTTAGCCCGATTGATTGGTAATCCTTGTCCCATTTCTTCTCGAATTCAGTCAGCATTTGTTCGGCGAGTTCGACGGTCGACGCGGTGTAAATCAACTTCAGATCGGCGGCAACTTCCTTCTGCACTTTCCATGGCACAAAGTTCAGGCTGTTGCGGACCATGTGTACGATGCACAGTTGCACCGCCGCTTTCGGATACGAGAGGCGATCTAGGTGGCGACACTTTCTCTCAAATCCTGGTTGAACACTATATTTCTTCTTACACACCGCGCCTGTGTCACTTTTCGGCATTAAGGCGCCACTGATTTCCGCCGTAATGGCGCCACTTTGAAGTGCCAAATCAGGGGCTCAAACTGGGGGTAAAGAATGCGTGAAATGAGCTGTTTTTGCAATCGCATTTTCACTCTGTTTTGCTGCTGGTGTAGCTGTTTCAGGCTTGAGTAGGTTTGCCTCCTTTCCCTGTCGGCGTTTTTGACCTTTCCGGCATTGGCTTCGGGTCGCGGTAACTCTCTCCATCCAGCACCACGCGATACGCACCGTGGCGCAATCGGTCCAGCGTCGCTGCGCCGATCATTTTATTTGCGGCGAATGCTTCACCCCATTCATCAAAGTCGAGATTGCTGGTCAGAATGGTGGCGGCACGCTCGTAGCGTTCGGCGATCAAGTCATGGAAGTCTTCATCTTCAGGCGAACGCAAGGGTTTGAGTCCGAAATCGTCAATGATCAGCAGGGGCACTTTGACCAGGGATTTAAATCGCCGCGCATAATTGCCAGTCGCCTGAGCTGCGCGCAAGCTGCTCAGGAGCTGGGTTTGCGTGATGAACAGCACGTCATAGCCCTGGCGTGCAGCCGCATGACCCAGCGACTGCGCCAGGTGACTTTTGCCGGTGCCGCACGGACCCACAATCAATACGGCGACTTTCTCTTCAATGAAACGGCAAGTCGCCAGATCATGGACTGCCGAGCGGTTCAGATTGGGAAGTCGGTCGAAATCGAATCCTTCCAGTGTTTTTTGGTTACGGAAGCTTGCACGTCGTAGTCGCATATCCAGTTTCTTTTGCTCCCGCCGGGCGACTTCGTCATGAATCAGCAAGCTGAGGAAATCGGTGTAGGCCAGCTTGCGGTCGATGGCTTCGCGGTTGCGGGCCTCGAGTGAGTCCAGAATGCCGGACAGGCGCAGTTGTTTGAGCAGGGGTGTCAGTTCGGGAATTGGATGCATGATGGTAGTCCTCATTGAAGAATGGTTTGGGTATCGCGGCAGAATCGGCCGCCTTGGGTGTATGTGGTGGCCAGTGCGTCGAAGGCTGCCAGCGGCGCGAGCTGATCCAGTCCCTTCTCAAGAATGATCTTGACCACCTTGTAGCCCGGCGTGCCGTAATGGTTGGCGCGCTGGCAGGCCGCTTCCAATCTGGCTGCGCCGTATTTCTGTTTGAGCCGCAGCACGCCCTGTACAGCACGCATCTTGATCAAGACATGGTCGCCGAACATGGCATGCACCATGGCATGGCAGGCCGGACCAATCTGCAAGGCCGATTTCAAACACCACTGTGTGTCCTGCATTTGCCACGCCTGCGCTTCGGGCGGCATATGGTCGGTCACGGTGTCGCGCAGCCCTTTCCCCGTCAGTCGCACATGGCTGGCAACCGCTTCGTGTTCGCGGTACAGCGTCACCATGGTGCCGGTCGCCTTCAACCACAGGTCGCATCCGATCAGCCGGAACGGCACCGAATAGTGGTTGGTCTCGTATTGGACGTGCGCGTCACGGTGGACTTTGACCTTGGCCCAGCTGGCCAACTCAGGTGGAACGCTGGGCAAAGCATTGAGCAGGCTTTTCTCCACCTCGGCGAAGCGTTTGAGAGGGGCTTCGCGGGTCGTGCCGTGAATGCGGTTGCCCGCCTCGTTCATCACCCACGCCTGCAACTGGCGGTTGGCGTCATCCAGATCGCGGAATTCGCGCAGCGGCAGGAAACTGCCCTTGATATATTTGACGCCTGCCTCAACGATTCCTTTTTTTTGTGGATCCCGTGGAGGACAAGGATCGATTTTGAACGCATATCCTTCCGCACATTCGGCATACGCCCGTTGCACATCCGGCTCATAGACGCAGGCTTTGGTGATGGCGCACTTGGCATTGTCGATGATGACGCGTGAGGGTACGCCCGAGAACGACTCAAACGCACGCCGATGGCAGCCCAGCCATGTCGCCACGGTCTGGTCGCGGACAAACTCGGCATACTGGTGACGCGACCAGCACAAGGTCATCACGAAGAACCAGGTCTTGAAGATCTCGCCGGTGTACACATCGGTGATGAGCGGACCAGCACCGAAATCAACCTGAACCGCTTCGCCAGGCTTGAACGTCAGGCGTAGCGGAACATCCGGCTGCTGCAGGGAAACGAGTTGCCCCAGAAAGCGATACATCGAGGAATAACTGCCGGTAAAACCGTGATTGCGCACCAGCGTGGCGTGGATGGTGGTGCCCTGAATACCGGCCGCATGCCACTTGGTGATCTGATCACGCCAGGGTTCCAGCGTTGAAATACAGCTGACAGGCAATGCCTCCCTGCGCTCAAACAGCGTGGACAGCACTCCGTCATCGGGCAAAGGAAACTCGGGGGCAAGCCAGCCACGTTCGCTGGCGATCTCGCGAACCTGTGCGAGTTTTTTGCGTCCCATCGTTTTGGACCGGGCAATATCCCGATCAGAATCGCCTTGGCGCATGCGCACCAAAACATTTCGGTACTGATACATCTCGAACCTCCGTTTAGTCACAACCTCTCCCGGCAAAATGCCGGAAGTCTAGTTGCTTAATGAAAGTTCGAGCCCCTGATCAGGGTTCAAAGTGGCGCCTTAACGCCGGAAATCCTGTGGCGCCATTACGCCGGAAATAAAGTGGCGCCTTTATGCCGACAATCTACTGGCTCCTTAATGCCGGAAATGAAATGGCTCCCTAACGCCGAAAGTTCACAGCCTGATCGCAAACTTCCAAGCGTACCTCAGGCTTCTTGCATCTACCAATGCATGATGCCGCCTTGCGCGATATTCATTCCAATACTCAGTCAGGCCAGCGTCATATCGATTCTGGTGACGTTGAGTCCTGAAATAGATCATCCCGCACTTGCGGCGTAGATTCACTGGCCAGCAACCATAGAAATTGAACATCTTAGCTACCCACGGCCAGTCGTATATAGGTGCGTCACTCCTTAGCACCACCTCATCGCCACCTAATGCTTCAATCCATTCCTTCAGGCGGATCACCGTCTGCTCCTCGGTCAGACGATACTTGCCTCCCTCCAATAGTGGCAGCACGATATCGATGACGAATGAAGAACACATGTTCGAGTTCCACGTATCGCTGAGCTCAGCGTAAAACTCGCGCCCGTCTTCAGCTACCAGACCAATGCTGATCAACGCCAGATAACCTTTCACGTCTAGTGTCGTGAACTCTGTATCAAAAAATACTCCGATTGCCATTTCAGTCTTCTTTCAGGCTTTCAAGCCATTTTGAGAGTTTTTCTTGTGGAGCCCTATCCCCCAAGCCTCCCCACTCGTCGGTATGCACGAGATGATGACGTTGCTCCTCCGGCCAACCAATGTCGTCATCGTCGACAGCGATCCAATCGCTGAGTCGATGTCGCTTCACGTAGGCATTAATCTCTTGATACCTGGACAAGCTGTTCCACCACTGCTTGTCCATTGCACTATGCCAAGTCGAGCCAAATATTCGCGTCCGCAATGCGGCTGGAAGGTACCCCTTCGCTTTCACAAAGCTCAACGTCGGCACCCATGACGTCGACAGAACGATCTTGACGCGAGGATGTGGGGCAAGAATCCCGGCCAGTTGTTCTGCATGCTCGAATAGATTGTGTCCGTCCGCATGCAGCACAATTCTTCTCTTGCTGTGCCTGTAAGCCTCGTTCGGGTGCAGAACACCGTCGAAATCAAGAAATAGAATTGTCATATTCAGGTTCCACATTCAATAATCTCAGTGAGACACACTCTTTTCGAACGCCACGCCGGTTCGGACTTGCACCATGTCGGATCGCTATTTATCGGTAGAATTTGAGCCTGTAACCGAGCGAACTACTTTTTGCCGGTTGTCAGACCAGCTGAGTGTGTCTCATTGAGACGACTGCTAAAGCAAAGGACCAGGCAACAACTTTCTGAGTCATGCGCATCTCAAAATCTTACTTACGCCCCCCCCTTACAAACTGGCTCTGCACAAGGTCTCGTAAACATGTTTGTTGTACAACATATAGTCCGCCGGAAAGTCGAGGCCGAACCTCTCGGCGATCCATTTAGACACTGCAGCGCTCCGGCTGATGCCGGCGTGACAGTGCACAACAATGCCGACCACTCCGGACTCGTTGCACTTATGCGCAAACTCGATGATCTGCTTCGCATGGTCATGACCGAACAGGATGTACGGATCATCAGCTAATAATGCCTTTGGATCTGGATCGATATCGTCGAACTCCAGCCGCAACACCGACTGCCAACCTTCACGTAGCCGAGCAGGATCAAGACCAGAGATCGAGATCACCGCCCAGCGCGGATTCACCGAGTTTTCGGCGTCTTTCCTGCTCATAAAGATCACCTGTTCCAGTGCCATCATTCACCCCAAATCAATAAAACACATGCAACACGCCGAAGAACTCGCCCAGGTTGATCGAGTGCAGGAAGTGGCACACATGCAATCGCAGATCCAGGTCAGGCTCGCCATCGCCCTTTGTGCCGAGCTTGTACAAGCTGTTTCTGGTGACAACCAGACCTGCCTCCGGGCTGATTGCCACTACAGGCGACGTACGAAATACCCGACCATTCTTATAACCAAACATAATGTCAGCAATAAACAACTTGGACGGTATGTCCAATCTAACAACGTACCAACCCTCAATCATCCCTTTGACAGACATCTGGCGATCCATAGCAACATTCGGAATAAATGCGATATGAGCGTCATCCAGCACGCTAAGCGATGCATTTTCACGATGAAGAGTGATGATGCTATCGATAGACTCCGGCACTGCTGTCTTGAAAGCTTTGGCAAGTCCGTTCATGTCCTATCCTTTCAACGATTCGAATTTGGCGACGATCTCGGCTTCTGAGACCGGCTTCAAACTCCACAGATCAACGCCGACATTGACCATCGGCGGCATGCCTCGATATTTGGCGTCTTGCCATTCAGAGTGAACGTGGCCGTGAATCAGTAAGCTCTCGCCTTTAGCTTTTGGTCGATGCTCCAGATACCGCTTCTCAAATTCCTGCAGATCTCCAAGATTCGGAGGCGCATAAGGAAAGTGATTCAACCGAACAAGACCAATGCCTGGAACTGTCAGTTCGAGTTCTGCATGCAGATCGCTGAAGCCAACTTCAATAGCGATGGCGCGCGCCTCTTCTATCCTGCCGTTCACTGCACGTTTGAAGAACGGATCATGGTTGCCCACGATCAGAATCTTCCGGCCATTCAAAAATGGCAGGATCTCGCGCAAAAGCATCATCTTCATGCACATGTCACCAATACAAAAGACCTCGTCATTTTCCTTGACGACGCTGTTCCATTGATCAACAAGGAAATCGTCCATCAAGTCAACGTTCTTGAACGTGCGACCGTGCTCATTCACCCGATTCTCGGCCTCATACTTCAAAATGTTGGCATGTCCAAAGTGCTGGTCACTCGTAAAAAATCTGCTCATATCAACAAACTCTCCTCCCGCAACAGCATGTACACGTGCTGATTGGCATATGCGTAATCTTTCGGAAATGACAACCTATACCGTTCCGAGATCCACTTCGCCACCGCAGCCGATCTGCTCACGCCGGCCCAACAGTGAACCAGGATGCCTTCGCATCGCTTGTCTTCATTCATCCGTTGCACAAACTCGATGACTGCGCGAGCCTGTAATTCACCCATCCGAACGTAGCCATCGTGATTTATCTCAGAAATGTCGTCGAACTTTAGGCGCAGAACATCCTGCCAGCCATGTTGCAGGGGTGCGTCGGCAAAGTTTATGTCAGTGATGCTAATCACAGACCAATTGCTCCATGCCGCGCGCTCGCAGGCGCTTTGCTGAGATGTAAAAATTACGTGTTTGATAGTCATTCCCACCCCGTGGCAATAGGCCCCCTAGTTGCAGGCTTCAAATGCTTCTTTGCATCAATCAAATTCGTCACATCATCAAACATTCCGACCACCTCTCTTGATCGCATACTTCCATGCAAAACGTAGACTGCGCGCATCCACCAAGGCATGATGTTGCTCGACTGCATACGCTTTCCAGTATTCATAAAGACCTGCGTTGAACCGGTGCCACGCGTTCGGATTATCAAATCCGATCACTCCGCATTTTTGGCGCAGGTTCTTTGGCCAGCATCCGTAAAAATTAAACATGTCAGCAACCAACGGCCAGTCATAGCCGGGAGCATCACTGCGCAACACAACCTCGCCCTTGCCCAAACTCTCAATAAACTCTTGTAGCTTTGATGCGCATTGAGCCTCAAGCATGCTGGCTGAGTGATCTCCGCGTTTCCATTCCAGCAGCGGCAAGACGTTCGTAATCACGAAGTCAGAGCAGTCGACGACCTGGTACGTATCAGTCAGCTCCGCGTAGAACTCACGACCGTCATCGGACGCCAAGCCGATACTGATCAGCTTCGGCTCCTTCAGCGGATGCAGATCTGTGAACTCCGTATCAAAAAACACGTTGATTGATCTTTCCTTTTTCATCTTCAATTCCCGACCGAGCTAACCCGATTCTTGTATGCTGATAATTTTGCTCCGCAGCGTGTTTCAAATCTCCCGGTTCACGCTGGCCAACCTGCTTTCAGGCTGTCAAGCCAGGCAGATAGCATCTGCTGAGCTTTTGTGTCCCCTAACCCGTTCCATTCGTTGGTATGAACAAGATGACGGCGCTTATCAGCCGGCCAGCCGATATCGTCGTCTTCGACTG is a window of Sideroxydans sp. CL21 DNA encoding:
- a CDS encoding HAD domain-containing protein codes for the protein MWNLNMTILFLDFDGVLHPNEAYRHSKRRIVLHADGHNLFEHAEQLAGILAPHPRVKIVLSTSWVPTLSFVKAKGYLPAALRTRIFGSTWHSAMDKQWWNSLSRYQEINAYVKRHRLSDWIAVDDDDIGWPEEQRHHLVHTDEWGGLGDRAPQEKLSKWLESLKED
- a CDS encoding 3'-5' exoribonuclease, with product MKKERSINVFFDTEFTDLHPLKEPKLISIGLASDDGREFYAELTDTYQVVDCSDFVITNVLPLLEWKRGDHSASMLEAQCASKLQEFIESLGKGEVVLRSDAPGYDWPLVADMFNFYGCWPKNLRQKCGVIGFDNPNAWHRFNAGLYEYWKAYAVEQHHALVDARSLRFAWKYAIKRGGRNV
- the istB gene encoding IS21-like element helper ATPase IstB, which produces MHPIPELTPLLKQLRLSGILDSLEARNREAIDRKLAYTDFLSLLIHDEVARREQKKLDMRLRRASFRNQKTLEGFDFDRLPNLNRSAVHDLATCRFIEEKVAVLIVGPCGTGKSHLAQSLGHAAARQGYDVLFITQTQLLSSLRAAQATGNYARRFKSLVKVPLLIIDDFGLKPLRSPEDEDFHDLIAERYERAATILTSNLDFDEWGEAFAANKMIGAATLDRLRHGAYRVVLDGESYRDPKPMPERSKTPTGKGGKPTQA
- a CDS encoding helix-turn-helix transcriptional regulator gives rise to the protein MTKRTSQKTTARLRFAANMRFARQQLGISQEELADWCGLHRTYIGSVERGERNISIDNMEAIAVALRQELTVLLSM
- the istA gene encoding IS21 family transposase, with translation MYQYRNVLVRMRQGDSDRDIARSKTMGRKKLAQVREIASERGWLAPEFPLPDDGVLSTLFERREALPVSCISTLEPWRDQITKWHAAGIQGTTIHATLVRNHGFTGSYSSMYRFLGQLVSLQQPDVPLRLTFKPGEAVQVDFGAGPLITDVYTGEIFKTWFFVMTLCWSRHQYAEFVRDQTVATWLGCHRRAFESFSGVPSRVIIDNAKCAITKACVYEPDVQRAYAECAEGYAFKIDPCPPRDPQKKGIVEAGVKYIKGSFLPLREFRDLDDANRQLQAWVMNEAGNRIHGTTREAPLKRFAEVEKSLLNALPSVPPELASWAKVKVHRDAHVQYETNHYSVPFRLIGCDLWLKATGTMVTLYREHEAVASHVRLTGKGLRDTVTDHMPPEAQAWQMQDTQWCLKSALQIGPACHAMVHAMFGDHVLIKMRAVQGVLRLKQKYGAARLEAACQRANHYGTPGYKVVKIILEKGLDQLAPLAAFDALATTYTQGGRFCRDTQTILQ
- a CDS encoding 3'-5' exoribonuclease, producing MAIGVFFDTEFTTLDVKGYLALISIGLVAEDGREFYAELSDTWNSNMCSSFVIDIVLPLLEGGKYRLTEEQTVIRLKEWIEALGGDEVVLRSDAPIYDWPWVAKMFNFYGCWPVNLRRKCGMIYFRTQRHQNRYDAGLTEYWNEYRARRHHALVDARSLRYAWKFAIRL
- a CDS encoding metallophosphoesterase family protein, whose protein sequence is MSRFFTSDQHFGHANILKYEAENRVNEHGRTFKNVDLMDDFLVDQWNSVVKENDEVFCIGDMCMKMMLLREILPFLNGRKILIVGNHDPFFKRAVNGRIEEARAIAIEVGFSDLHAELELTVPGIGLVRLNHFPYAPPNLGDLQEFEKRYLEHRPKAKGESLLIHGHVHSEWQDAKYRGMPPMVNVGVDLWSLKPVSEAEIVAKFESLKG